In one window of Brassica rapa cultivar Chiifu-401-42 chromosome A07, CAAS_Brap_v3.01, whole genome shotgun sequence DNA:
- the LOC103829457 gene encoding probable 3-beta-hydroxysteroid-Delta(8),Delta(7)-isomerase, with translation MEEAAAHPYVPRDLKLPGYVPISMSMSSILAVYLGASLFVVTFVWFLLGRKKAHLDRLLMCWWAFTGLTHMVLEGYFVFSPEFFKDNTSCYLAEVWKEYSKGDSRYAGRDSAVIAVEGITAVIEGPACLLAVYAIAKGKSYSYVLQLAISLGQLYGCLVYFITAFLEGDNFATNSFYYYSYYIGANGWWVLIPLLISYRCWNKICESANGVETKMKKKIR, from the exons ATGGAGGAAGCGGCGGCGCATCCTTACGTTCCGAGGGATCTGAAACTGCCTGGATACGTTCCCATCTCCATGTCCATGTCAAGCATCCTCGCAGTCTACCTCGGTGCTTCCCTCTTTGTCGTCACCTTCGTCTGGTTTCTACTCG GGAGGAAGAAAGCGCATCTTGACAGATTACTAATGTGCTGGTGGGCTTTCACGGGTCTCACTCACATGGTTCTTGAGGGCTATTTCGTCTTCTCCCCTGAGTTTTTCAAGGACAACACTTCTTGTTATCTCGCTGAAGTTT GGAAAGAATACAGCAAAGGTGATTCGAGATACGCAGGCAGAGATTCTGCAGTTATAGCTGTTGAAGGCATCACTGCTGTTATTGAAGGCCCTGCTTGTCTTCTTGCTGT ATATGCTATTGCTAAGGGGAAGTCGTACAGCTACGTGCTTCAGCTTGCGATCTCGCTAGGCCAGCTCTACGGATGTCTTGTCTATTTCATTACTGCTTTCTTGGAAGGAGATAACTTTGCTACAAACTCGTTCTACTATTACTCTTACTACATTGGGGCTAATGGATGGTGGGTTTTGATTCCTTTGCTCATTTCTTACCGTTGCTGGAACAAGATCTGTGAAAGTGCCAATGGTGTGGAgacaaagatgaagaagaaaatccGTTAG
- the LOC103829458 gene encoding ferredoxin--NADP reductase, leaf isozyme 2, chloroplastic: MASTLNAAVSLTSSKSSSLPATSYAIAPDRIRFAKGAFNYKSNNVVTSRRLVSVRAEVTTTDTPPVKKVEKESKKNEEGVITNKYRPKEPYTGKVLLNTKITADDAPGETWHMVFSHQGEIPYREGQSVGVIADGIDKNGKPNKVRLYSIASSALGDLGNSETVSLCVKRLVYTNDAGEVVKGVCSNFLCDLKPGSDVKLTGPVGKEMLMPKDPNATVIMLATGTGIAPFRSFLWKMFFEKHDDYKFNGLAWLFLGVPTTSSLLYTDEFDKMKAKAPENFRVDYAISREQANDKGEKMYIQTRMAQYAPELWELLKKDNTFVYMCGLKGMEKGIDDIMVSLAANDGIDWFDYKKQLKKAEQWNVEVY; the protein is encoded by the exons ATGGCGTCTACTTTGAATGCTGCTGTCTCCCTCACCTCTTCAAAATCTTCTTCCCTTCCAGCTACAAGCTATGCCATTGCTCCTGACAGGATCAGGTTTGCCAAG GGTGCTTTTAACTACAAAAGCAACAATGTGGTGACAAGCAGAAGATTGGTTTCAGTAAGAGCCGAAGTCACAACAACAGATACTCCTCCGGTGAAGAAAGTAGAGAAAGAGTCAAAGAAGAACGAGGAAGGTGTGATTACAAACAAGTACAGACCAAAGGAGCCTTACACTGGCAAAGTCCTTCTCAACACCAAAATCACAGCAGATGATGCTCCTGGAGAGACCTGGCACATGGTTTTCAGCCATCAAG GAGAAATCCCCTACAGAGAAGGACAATCTGTTGGTGTGATTGCAGATGGTATTGACAAGAACGGGAAGCCTAACAAGGTCAGGCTTTACTCCATTGCAAGCAGCGCTCTTGGAGATCTCGGCAACTCTGAAACT GTTTCTTTGTGTGTGAAGAGGCTTGTATATACTAATGATGCAGGAGAGGTTGTTAAAGGAGTCTGCTCAAACTTCTTGT gtgACTTGAAACCAGGAAGTGATGTCAAGCTCACTGGTCCTGTAGGAAAAGAAATGCTTATGCCTAAGGACCCAAATGCCACTGTTATTATG CTTGCCACAGGGACAGGAATAGCTCCTTTCAGGTCTTTCTTGTGGAAGATGTTCTTTGAGAAACATGATGACTACAAG TTTAATGGCTTAGCTTGGCTGTTCTTGGGTGTACCAACCACTAGTTCATTGCTCTACACAGAT GAGTTTGATAAGATGAAAGCAAAGGCACCAGAGAACTTCAGGGTTGATTACGCGATAAGCAGAGAACAAGCAAACGATAAAGGAGAGAAAATGTATATCCAGACAAGAATGGCGCAGTACGCACCTGAGCTATGGGAGTTGCTGAAGAAAGACAACACGTTTGTGTACATGTGTGGGCTTaagggcatggagaaaggaATTGACGACATCATGGTCTCATTAGCTGCTAATGACG GTATTGACTGGTTTGATTATAAGAAGCAGTTGAAGAAGGCAGAGCAATGGAACGTTGAAGTCTACTGA